From a region of the Brevibacterium siliguriense genome:
- a CDS encoding gamma-glutamyltransferase family protein — protein sequence MSYTPPDDFTTRPTLEGHFGMAASTHWLATAVSQAVLERGGNAFDAAVAGAFLLHVVEPHLNGPGGDMTGIFATAEDPAHPQVMMGQGPAPAAATIEHYRGEGLDMVPGSGALAAAVPGAVDSWLNLLEHHGTWELADVLDFTIDYAENGHPVLGRVVGAIERVRELFTDHWPTSAEQWMPGGEIPQAGDLVFNRPYAKVLRRLIAAGDGAETRAARIQAARQVWKSGFVAEAIACFVTTPHRHATGSDHAGVITADDIAGFNAHFDDPVTIDFRGYQIAKIGAWGQGPALLQTLKILEGFDDERLDPSSELGAHTILEALKLAMADRDTYYGDGDVDLDWLLSDDYAASRRALITDNASHDFRPGAGRDGTEPAFRPPLVPEGADKEELIKAGIGEPTVQKNGTNNGDTCHIDVVDRWGNIISATPSGGWLQSSPTVPELGFCLGTRLQMMWLDETSPSALTPGKRPRTTLTPTLISKDGEPVIALGSPGGDQQEQWQLLLILRLLVGGYTAQQAIDAPALHTTALAGSFWPRTWVPGGAVVEDRLGEDVIDGLIARGHTVTRAGSWDLGRLSCVTRDPGTGRLTAGANPRGAQGYAAGR from the coding sequence GTGTCATACACCCCACCCGACGACTTCACCACCCGACCCACGCTCGAAGGGCACTTCGGGATGGCGGCCTCAACGCACTGGCTGGCGACCGCAGTTTCGCAGGCGGTTCTCGAGCGCGGCGGCAACGCCTTCGACGCGGCGGTCGCCGGTGCGTTCCTCCTCCACGTCGTCGAACCCCACCTCAATGGACCGGGTGGAGACATGACAGGCATCTTCGCGACTGCTGAGGACCCGGCACACCCGCAGGTGATGATGGGGCAGGGCCCGGCGCCCGCGGCAGCGACGATCGAGCACTACCGCGGAGAAGGACTCGACATGGTGCCCGGTTCGGGTGCGCTTGCCGCCGCCGTTCCCGGCGCGGTCGACTCTTGGCTCAACCTGCTCGAACATCACGGCACCTGGGAACTCGCCGACGTGCTCGACTTCACGATCGACTATGCCGAAAATGGCCACCCGGTGCTCGGCCGCGTGGTCGGGGCGATCGAGCGCGTCCGCGAGCTGTTCACCGATCACTGGCCGACTTCGGCGGAACAGTGGATGCCCGGGGGAGAGATTCCTCAGGCCGGAGACCTCGTGTTCAATCGTCCCTACGCTAAGGTGCTGCGCCGACTCATCGCCGCCGGAGACGGTGCCGAGACCCGTGCGGCCCGCATCCAGGCCGCGAGGCAGGTGTGGAAGTCCGGATTCGTCGCCGAGGCAATCGCCTGCTTCGTCACCACCCCGCATAGGCACGCCACCGGGAGTGACCACGCCGGAGTCATCACTGCTGACGATATCGCGGGCTTCAATGCTCACTTCGACGACCCGGTGACCATCGACTTCCGCGGATACCAGATCGCGAAGATCGGTGCTTGGGGTCAGGGTCCGGCGCTGCTGCAGACCCTGAAGATCCTCGAGGGATTCGACGACGAGCGGCTTGATCCCTCGAGCGAACTCGGCGCACATACGATCCTCGAGGCACTCAAACTCGCTATGGCGGATCGCGACACCTATTACGGTGACGGAGACGTCGACCTCGACTGGCTGCTCAGCGACGACTATGCCGCGAGTCGCCGTGCGCTCATCACCGACAACGCCTCGCACGACTTCCGACCAGGCGCCGGGCGTGACGGTACCGAGCCCGCGTTCCGACCGCCGCTGGTGCCCGAAGGAGCGGACAAGGAAGAGCTCATCAAGGCCGGGATCGGCGAGCCGACAGTTCAGAAGAACGGCACAAACAACGGCGACACCTGCCACATCGACGTCGTCGATCGATGGGGCAACATCATCTCGGCAACACCGTCGGGAGGGTGGCTGCAGTCCTCGCCTACGGTGCCGGAACTCGGGTTCTGCCTCGGCACCCGGCTGCAGATGATGTGGCTCGATGAGACCTCACCGTCTGCGCTGACCCCCGGCAAACGACCGCGGACTACTCTCACGCCGACGCTGATCTCGAAGGACGGCGAACCCGTCATCGCGCTCGGGTCGCCCGGCGGTGACCAGCAGGAGCAGTGGCAGCTGTTGCTCATCCTCCGCCTCCTCGTCGGCGGCTACACCGCTCAGCAGGCCATCGATGCTCCGGCGCTGCATACGACAGCACTGGCTGGATCGTTCTGGCCACGCACTTGGGTGCCCGGTGGAGCAGTGGTCGAGGACCGCCTCGGCGAGGATGTCATCGACGGACTCATCGCCCGGGGACATACGGTGACCCGAGCCGGATCCTGGGACCTCGGCCGACTCTCCTGCGTCACCCGGGATCCCGGCACTGGTCGACTGACGGCAGGAGCGAATCCTCGCGGTGCCCAAGGGTACGCGGCAGGAAGGTGA
- a CDS encoding ABC transporter permease has product MSTSTVTNTDKKIQGLDPEFHASSNRALWLVRSILSTPMGVIGSVMVFIVLVIGIFAPLIAPYGFAQTNFEVPFQIPGTIGYVFGTDDLGRDILSRLAFGVRASLQVGLLAVALAVVVGAPLGLLAGYFRGLDAVISRLTDVTLAFPFLIIAVGLAAVSGPSLSNAAIALGISQVPTMIRVVRGETMRLKSADFVKAAIATDASKARILGMHILPNAASAVIVQATVILPTAVIGESMLSFLGLGIQPPSPSLGIMLSDAQQYIFRAPSTALFPGLAILFICLAFNLFGDALRDALDPNSKKGH; this is encoded by the coding sequence ATGAGCACGTCCACCGTCACCAACACGGACAAGAAAATCCAAGGCCTCGACCCGGAATTCCACGCCTCGAGCAATCGAGCATTGTGGCTGGTGAGGTCGATCCTGTCGACCCCGATGGGGGTCATCGGCTCGGTCATGGTCTTCATCGTCCTCGTCATCGGAATCTTTGCGCCACTGATCGCCCCCTACGGATTCGCGCAGACGAACTTCGAGGTCCCGTTTCAGATTCCAGGCACGATCGGCTACGTCTTCGGCACCGATGACCTCGGTCGTGACATCCTCTCGCGGCTCGCCTTCGGTGTCCGCGCCTCTCTTCAGGTGGGACTGCTGGCCGTAGCTCTCGCCGTCGTAGTCGGGGCCCCCTTGGGTCTGCTGGCGGGGTACTTCCGAGGACTCGATGCTGTCATCTCGCGACTGACCGATGTCACTCTGGCGTTCCCATTCCTCATCATCGCCGTCGGGCTGGCCGCTGTCTCAGGACCAAGCCTCTCCAATGCTGCGATCGCTTTGGGCATCTCACAGGTTCCCACGATGATCCGAGTCGTCAGAGGCGAGACGATGCGGCTGAAATCCGCGGACTTCGTCAAAGCCGCGATCGCGACCGATGCCTCGAAGGCTCGTATCCTGGGCATGCACATCCTGCCCAACGCCGCTTCGGCGGTCATCGTCCAGGCCACGGTGATTCTGCCGACCGCCGTGATCGGAGAATCGATGCTCTCCTTCCTGGGGCTCGGCATCCAGCCGCCCTCTCCGAGTCTCGGAATCATGCTCTCCGACGCTCAGCAGTACATCTTCCGCGCGCCTTCGACTGCGCTGTTCCCCGGTCTGGCCATCCTGTTCATCTGTCTGGCCTTCAACCTCTTCGGCGACGCTCTGCGTGACGCCCTCGATCCGAACTCCAAGAAAGGACACTGA
- a CDS encoding ABC transporter permease produces MTRFVLTKILHAIITFVLSGIVIFFGVRLLPGDPALAMAGEEATPERLDAIRADLGLDQPLLVQFLKFLGSIVTGDLGDSTRTGLPVTSMIATTLPVTLWLALYAIVVAVVVGIALGMLAERYRGKWPEIGSNFIALLGLSVPNFWLGLLAILTLAVSLGWFPASGYVDVLSDPIRGIYYLTLPAVILGTSLAAVITRQTRASMIETMGTDYVRMARAKGLSRPRVLFRYGLRNSLIVLVTIVGLQLGGLISGAVVTERIFALPGIGKLTLDAVFSRDYPVIQAVVLVITASYILINLAVDILYSVINPQIRVNEDAK; encoded by the coding sequence ATGACCCGGTTCGTGCTCACCAAGATCCTTCACGCGATCATCACCTTCGTTCTCTCGGGAATCGTCATCTTCTTCGGCGTACGTCTCCTTCCCGGCGATCCCGCTCTGGCTATGGCCGGCGAAGAGGCAACCCCCGAACGACTCGATGCGATCCGTGCGGACTTGGGCCTCGACCAGCCGCTCTTGGTCCAGTTCCTCAAGTTTCTCGGATCGATCGTCACCGGCGACCTCGGCGATTCCACTCGCACAGGGCTCCCGGTCACCTCGATGATCGCGACCACGCTGCCGGTGACTCTGTGGCTGGCCCTCTACGCCATCGTCGTCGCCGTGGTCGTCGGCATCGCATTGGGCATGCTCGCCGAACGCTACCGCGGGAAGTGGCCGGAGATCGGCAGCAACTTCATCGCCCTTCTCGGGCTCTCGGTGCCGAACTTCTGGCTCGGGCTTCTAGCGATCCTCACCCTGGCGGTGAGCCTCGGCTGGTTCCCTGCGTCGGGCTATGTCGATGTTCTCTCCGATCCGATTCGTGGCATCTACTACCTCACCCTGCCGGCGGTGATCCTCGGTACCAGCCTGGCCGCGGTGATCACCCGGCAGACGAGAGCCTCGATGATCGAGACCATGGGGACTGACTACGTGCGGATGGCCCGAGCCAAAGGGCTCTCGCGCCCGCGGGTGCTCTTCCGCTACGGACTGCGCAATTCGCTCATCGTCCTCGTCACCATCGTCGGCCTGCAGCTGGGCGGGCTGATCTCCGGCGCAGTCGTCACCGAGCGGATCTTCGCTCTGCCGGGCATCGGCAAACTCACCCTCGACGCGGTCTTCTCCCGTGACTATCCGGTCATCCAGGCCGTCGTCCTCGTCATCACTGCCTCCTACATTCTCATCAATCTGGCCGTCGACATCCTCTACTCGGTCATCAACCCCCAGATCCGCGTCAACGAGGATGCCAAATGA
- a CDS encoding ABC transporter substrate-binding protein: MVAALAGAVLLAGCVPVQPLEDPPDRSDVKSVGAESGDFREGGDLVMALSSEPDRLDPTTSSSLYTRYVMQTMCQKLYDIDENGEITPMLATELPAVSKDGKTVRIPLKGGVKFADGTDFDAEAVKTTIERGLNLEESSRAAELGPIDDVTALDDHTLEVTFEKPFAPFTAALADRAGMIMSPKALEDEGDDFGDNPVCVGPFKFEKRIAQTSIKVVKDPNYYDADKIHLDSITYQIMTDANIRAANIRSGDVHVADTISPQDVDALDEETGIGLLQSTSLGYQGLTVNMGFGDNPENFKTPLGQDPKVRRALSMAIDRKALVNTVFNGWFSPACSGIAPDSPFATDASNDCVDYDPEGAKKLLEEAGVELPLKVNMKVSNTQDTLRFAQAVQAATKEAGFDIKVQPMEYTALLDAQDRGDYELLQLGWSGRVDPHGNLYTFHYPGAANNVTGVDDDELSDLLTRASEVTDEGERAELYGRASKRIAEINSIIYLYRQKNLTAYTENVAGIDVYSDGVVHLSEAGFLKNGGQR, translated from the coding sequence ATGGTTGCAGCGCTTGCCGGTGCTGTTCTGCTGGCCGGATGCGTTCCGGTTCAACCCTTGGAAGATCCGCCCGACCGCAGCGACGTGAAGTCGGTCGGCGCAGAGTCGGGAGACTTCAGGGAAGGCGGTGACCTCGTCATGGCCCTCTCGTCCGAACCCGATCGCCTCGACCCGACGACCTCCTCGTCGCTCTACACTCGCTACGTCATGCAGACGATGTGCCAGAAGCTCTACGACATCGACGAGAACGGTGAGATCACCCCGATGCTCGCGACCGAACTCCCGGCGGTCTCCAAGGACGGCAAGACGGTGAGGATTCCGTTGAAGGGTGGGGTGAAGTTCGCCGATGGAACCGACTTCGACGCCGAGGCGGTGAAGACGACCATCGAACGTGGACTCAATCTCGAAGAGTCATCTCGAGCGGCCGAGCTCGGGCCCATCGACGACGTCACCGCGCTCGACGACCACACTCTCGAAGTCACCTTCGAGAAACCCTTCGCTCCTTTCACCGCAGCGCTCGCCGATCGCGCCGGAATGATCATGTCGCCGAAAGCCCTGGAGGACGAGGGCGATGACTTCGGCGACAACCCCGTCTGCGTCGGGCCGTTCAAATTCGAGAAGCGCATCGCCCAGACTTCGATCAAGGTGGTCAAAGACCCCAACTACTACGACGCAGACAAGATCCACCTCGACTCGATCACCTACCAGATCATGACGGACGCCAATATTCGCGCCGCGAATATCCGTTCCGGCGACGTCCACGTCGCCGACACGATCTCCCCGCAGGACGTCGACGCCCTCGACGAGGAGACCGGAATCGGCCTCCTGCAGTCAACTTCACTCGGCTACCAAGGACTGACGGTCAACATGGGCTTCGGCGACAACCCCGAGAACTTCAAGACGCCGTTGGGGCAGGACCCTAAGGTACGTCGAGCATTGTCGATGGCCATTGATCGCAAGGCCCTGGTCAACACCGTCTTCAACGGATGGTTCTCGCCGGCCTGTTCCGGTATTGCCCCCGACAGCCCCTTCGCAACGGATGCGAGCAACGACTGCGTCGACTACGACCCCGAAGGTGCGAAGAAACTCCTCGAGGAGGCCGGGGTCGAGTTGCCGCTGAAGGTGAACATGAAGGTCTCGAACACCCAGGACACCCTTCGTTTCGCCCAGGCGGTGCAGGCGGCCACCAAGGAAGCCGGCTTCGACATCAAGGTGCAGCCGATGGAGTACACCGCCCTCCTCGATGCTCAGGATCGCGGTGACTACGAACTGCTTCAACTCGGGTGGTCGGGCCGCGTCGACCCGCACGGCAACCTCTACACCTTCCACTACCCGGGGGCTGCCAACAACGTCACAGGGGTCGACGATGACGAGCTCAGTGACCTGCTCACACGAGCCAGCGAAGTCACCGACGAAGGCGAACGCGCCGAACTCTACGGCCGGGCCTCCAAGCGGATCGCGGAGATCAACTCGATCATCTACCTCTACCGGCAGAAGAACCTCACTGCCTACACCGAGAACGTCGCAGGCATCGACGTCTACTCCGATGGGGTCGTGCATCTCTCGGAAGCCGGCTTCCTCAAGAACGGAGGTCAGCGATGA
- a CDS encoding YoaK family protein, translating to MDTMNRRLDLAMLLLLTFSTGMVDAIGYLGFDKVFTGNMTGNVVILGMGLAGADGVPVLRPALALVFFMLGAALSGRILGDIGENWHHRTTVIFSGVAVGCAALSLYVALVPDPEIGLAGTIFTSALSALMGAQAAAARKMKIADVTTVVVTSTIVGLAADSSLAGGDNVRWIRRALAVVLILIGALAGAATLMLNQWIGIALVAVMISAAAVIGHLGEKKRRTRAEAAAAVSSNV from the coding sequence ATGGACACCATGAACCGTCGCCTCGACCTGGCCATGCTCCTGCTGCTGACCTTCTCGACCGGCATGGTCGACGCCATCGGCTACCTCGGCTTCGACAAGGTCTTCACCGGCAATATGACCGGCAACGTCGTCATCCTCGGCATGGGCCTCGCCGGCGCCGACGGCGTCCCCGTCCTTCGCCCCGCCCTCGCCCTCGTGTTCTTCATGCTCGGCGCTGCACTGTCCGGTCGCATCCTCGGCGACATCGGCGAGAACTGGCACCACCGCACGACCGTGATCTTCTCCGGCGTCGCCGTCGGCTGTGCTGCACTGTCCCTCTACGTGGCACTCGTGCCCGATCCCGAGATCGGCCTCGCCGGAACGATCTTCACCTCAGCCCTGTCCGCGCTCATGGGCGCGCAGGCTGCGGCTGCACGGAAGATGAAGATCGCCGACGTCACAACCGTGGTGGTGACCTCGACGATCGTCGGCCTCGCCGCCGATTCGAGCCTGGCCGGCGGAGACAACGTCCGCTGGATCCGCCGTGCCCTCGCCGTCGTCCTCATCCTCATCGGCGCGCTGGCGGGTGCCGCCACGCTCATGCTCAATCAGTGGATCGGCATCGCCCTCGTCGCCGTCATGATCTCCGCCGCAGCCGTGATCGGCCACCTCGGTGAGAAGAAGAGACGAACCCGCGCCGAGGCGGCCGCCGCCGTTTCGTCGAACGTCTGA